The DNA segment AAGGTTGCCCGCCTCCAGGGGATCCAGGTCCTCAACATCGACGAGCTCGACCAAGCGCTCAAACCCCCCGCCGGCGTCGGCGACAAGGTGCGCATCACCCTTGTCCGCAGCGGCAAGGAAGACCACCAGGCCGTCGGCTACCTTCCGGACGGCACCATGATCGTGGTGAACCACGCCGTCGCAAAGATCGGCTCCGTGGTGGATGTCACAGTGGTCAGCACCTTGCAGACCAGCGCGGGCATGATGGTCTTCGCGGAACTGGCTCAGGCGTAGAAATAGACCTCCGCGCGCGGGTCGCGGAGCGAATCGACGAACCGTTCCCACTGGGCGATTTCCTCCACGGTTGGCCGTTCCGGTGATCCGCCCACTTCATTGGCGACGAGGAATTTCACCGGTACTGTGCTCCCCGCCGCTGTCCGGATCTGTGAGTGCAGCGCCGTCATCCTCGGCGGGGAAAGCGCCCAGCCCTCCGCCAGCAGGACCACCCCGGCAGGTGCCAGCGCCAGCGCGGCGGCGGCCTCTTTCTCCGCTCCGGGATCCAGCACCGCCGTGGTCTGCCAGGATGCCGGGTGCACCCTCAGCTTCTGCAGCAGGAACGGACGCATGATCTCCATCTGGAAGCCACTGCCCCCCACGTCCAGGACCAGCACGCCATCCAGAGGCTTCTCATCATTCTCCGCCCGGTCCACTCCGGCAAGGTCCCGCCACAGCGCGCGATGGTGCCTCGCCTGGAAGTCGATGGAGGCCAGCGCCCGGCGGGATGCAGTTGCCGCCGCCGCCCACAGCACCAGACGGGGGAGCAGTCCCCAGACCACGGTCGCCATCAGCAGGAACAACCACCACGCCGCAGGCCCCGGTGGCAGGCTCCCGGCAGCAGCCGGCAGCAGCCGGGTCGCGTCGATGGTCACGGCATCCGGCACGGCCGCCGGAAAAACCGCCACCCATGGCAGGGAAAGGAAATGCACGAAAGACACCAATGAAGCCCGCATCGCCTCCTCCGTCGTCGTTTCCCAATGGAAGCCGATGTTCTTGGTCAGCACGAATAGTCCGAGAACGCTGATGATCCCAACGTTGAACCAGACCCCGAACAACTGAGCGAACGAAGCCAGCCGCCACAACAGCGCAGCCTTGGGAAAAGGACCTCCATCCATGATCCGGCCCCACAGCCGGCCCTCGTGATCCTTCGTCAGCTTCCGCAGAAAACCGCCCATCGCCGCTTGGACGCCAGTGAATCCGCTGGCAGACCTGCGCCGGAAAAGCCACGCCGCCAGGGCAACCACCAGCACCAGCCACTGGCTCCCCAGCACCACGGCCAGATAATGGACCACGTTCATCCCGCCGATCTTTTGATCGACCAGAATACGCACCACGTTCGCGCCGATGCCCCAGCCCGTGAAAATCACAAATACCCGCAACGTTCTCTCCGCCGTCAGTACCGCCGGCCCGCCGGGGCTGCCCCCTTCGCCGCTTCGAGCCAGACGCGCAATCCGACACGACGCGCGTCCGCTCCATCCAGCCCGCGCGCGGCCTCCTTCACCTCTGATTTCACCGTCGGCGATGCCTTGAAGTCCGCATCAAGCGCCTGCTCGAAATCCATCAGATCTTCCAAAGTCCAGCGCGCCATCCACCACGGGTATAGTGAGGCCCGGGAATCGCCGCAAGACCGGACCGACACGCCCCCATACTCCCCCCCTGGAGGCAGACCATTGGAACCAAGCCTGTTGCAAGGATCCAGACTGTCTTGACCCCATCATCGGCGCCATTTATCATGAGCGAGTTACGATGATCCGACTGAGCGACAGACAACCCGTTGCCCAAGGCAAGCAACGCTTTGTCTTCATCCATCCGGACCATCCGGAACTCATCATCAAGGTGATCCGTCCGGATGCGGTGGACCGGGCCTGGGGGAGGTGGTACAAGATGCGCCGTTGCTACGGCCAATACCTCTCCTACATGCGGGAGATCGGCGAATATGTCGCCACCCACGCCCGGGATGGCTCCAGCCCGCCATTCGTCCAGCGGATCAAGGGCTTGGTTGATACGGACATGGGACTCGGTCTCGTTCTGGATGCGGTCCGCGGCGCGGACGGAGGACTTGCACCCTCGCTCCGGGCCATGCTCACGGACGGCACTTTCGACCGGGAGGCCGAACTCGCCCTCGAGGAGTTTTTCCGGAATCTCATGGCGTCCGACGTGATCGCCGCGGATCTGAACGGAGGAAACGTCGTCTACGCACAGGACGCGGGGACCGCCAGCCGGTTCGTGATGATCGACGGCCTTGGCCAGCACAACCTCATCCCGGTCAAACGATTTTCCCGGACGGTCAACCGTCGTGGCAAGCTCCGCCGTATCGACAAGCTGCGCCGTCAGATCGCCGCGGCCCGCGGCCGGCATCCGGTGTGCCAGCGCAACTCCCGGAGGGGGGCCAGATCACGGAGGCTTCTGCTGGCCGCAGGAACGGCACTCGCCGCCATGATGTTCGCCCTTTCCCTCCCGCCGGAAACGGCGGGCCATCCTGATGTGGAGGTTGGCAACGACTCGTCCACCCCGTCATTGGAGCATTTCAGCTCCGGGCTGGAAATGTCCGGCATCTCCATGGGCAGGGACTGGCAGGCAGGCTTCGCATCGGGCAATGGGAAACCCACCACACCCGGACGCCCCCCCGCAGTGATCAGCGGCAAAATGATCCCCGACGGGAAACCCCGGATCCGGCTGGCTCCGTGGCTGCAGTTGGTCCGCCCCACCTGGGATTCCGGAGATCCGATGTTGATCAATCCCTATGTGGATGATGAAGACGGGGAATTTGACGTGATCAGCTCGATCGATGACCTGGATCCGGTGATCCAGTGAGCGCCGCCACCGCGGATCACGCCTTTTTCTCGATCAGACGAAAACGGTCGTGGTAGTGGCCGCCGCTGAATTTCCGGCAGCAGTCGTAACACGCCACTGTCCTGCTGATCGGCTTCACCCGGTGGATGGTCGCGAAGCAATTCGGGCAGATGTAGGAATGGTTGCGCTTCATCCTCCGCCGCTTGAACGGCAGGTTGTGGAACGGCTGCTCGTTGGGAATCCCCAGATCCGCGCACGCTTCCTGCCATTCCCTGCCGTGTGGATCGATCCGCCGGCGGCCGCTCCTTTCGTAGGCAACGAGGTGGGCCAGCTCATGCTTCAGCGTGCGCCAGAGTTCCTCCGGCTCACATTCCTTCAGCTTCGGATTCAGCTCGATGGAACGGTGCGGCCACCAGGCGCGCCCGGCTGTCGTCTGCATGCGGCTGTTCCAGGAAACGCTGACCCTGCGGGCAAGCTCCGGAAGCGAGAGTGATCTGGAAGCCTCGACGCACCATGCGGTGAGGCCCTTGTCCTCGACCCCGCTTTTCGGCCTTATCTCGGCCACCGCAGGACGGAATCCGAACAGGGATGCCCATCGGAATTCGAGTTGCGGTTTCGCCCTTCCCATGGGTCCAACCGCTAACAAGAAATCCCCTCCAGCGCAACCGGAGACTGACACCGCTCAATCTTTCCTGCGGCGCAGGAACACGACACCCGCAAGCGGTGCCAGCAGGGCGAGGGCGGAAGGTTCCGGCACCGCCGTGAACTGAAGGTTGTCCAACCTCACGTTCTGTGGCTGCTCCATGGTTTTCTCCCCACCGTTGAAGATGAACTGGAGTTCGACGTAGCCTTGGCCCTCGATGGCATCCAACGCGGCCAGGTTCATGTTGAACTCGTAAAACCCGTTCGGGCTGATGGTCCAGTTCGGAGCGGCGATGCCACTGTCGGTCCAGGAGCCGGTATCCGACAGCCTGTAGTTGATCGAGGAGAAGCTCGTTGGCAAACCCACCTTGTTGTTCGGATCCCCCGCCGCTGAGCGGATGTCGAACCTCATCGACAGGTCGGACAACGACGTCATGTCCATCGTGACCGTAAAGCCGGCCCCGGTGAGATTCTTCTCCTGCGTCCCGCCACTATCCCAATAGGTGGCGTATCCACCCACATAGCTGGTTGAGGTCGTCGGCTCCGTGTATGCTTGGCCCGCTCCATGGCTGCCGAGGGTGGCGCCTCCCGTCCCTGCAAAGGCGCTGAACGTCGGCGCGGAGGCGAAACCGGAGTGGTAGGTGGCGTCGGGAACATAAACGTTCCCCGCGCCATTCTGGAACGACCAGTAGGCTGTCGCCGCGTGGCTGAGGCCGGTGGAACAGAGAAGGGTGGCCAGGGAGAGAAAATGCTTCATGGAGTATCGGATCAGTTTGATGTCGGTTCGTTTTGCTTTTGGAAATATTGGGGAAGTCCCGGATTTCAGCCCGCGCTGGGCGGATCCTCGCCGTGGATGGCGTGCGCGACGCTCATCCCCGGAGTATTGCCGGTGACTTTCATCACGATCTTCATGACCACGACGAAGAACACGGGCACCAGGAACACCGCCAGCACCGTTCCGGAGATCATGCCCCCGGCCACGCCGGTGCCGATCGCGTTCTGGCTGGCGGAACCCGCACCGGAGCTGATGACCAGCGGCACCACACCCAGCACGAATGCCATCGACGTCATGAGAATGGGGCGCAGACGGAGTTTCACCGCCTCCAGTGTCGCGTCGATGAGGCCCTTGCCCTCCTTCATCAGGTCGAGGGCGAACTCGATGATGAGGATCGCGTTCTTGGTCGAAAGGCCGACGGTCGTGAGCAGGCCCACCTTGAAATACACGTCGTTTTCCAGACCCCGCAAAGTGGCGGCACCCAGCGCGCCGATGATCCCCAGCGGCACGACCATCATGACCGCCGCAGGGATGGACCAGCTCTCATAGAGCGCGGCAAGGCAGAGGAACACCACCAGGATGGACACCGCATACAGGATGGGCGCCTGGTTTCCGGAAACCTTTTCCTCCAGGGATTGGCCGGACCATTCATAGCCCAGTCCCGGCGGAAGCTTCTTCGCCATCTCCTCCATCTGGTTCATCGCGTCGCCGGAACTGAGGCCCGCCGCCGCGCTTCCCACGATGTTCACCGCCGGCACCCCGTTGTAGCGCTGGAGCTGCGGGGAACCATAGGACCAGTCGATTTTCGTCACGGAGGAAAGCGGCACCATTCCGCCGTCCTTGTTCCGGACGAAGACCTTGCCGATGTCCTCCGGAGTCATCCGGAACTGCGCGTCGAGCATCACGATCACCCGCTGCACGCGCGGACCGTTCACGAAGTTGTTCACGTAGGCGGAGCCGAATGCGGTCTGCATCGTGGTATTGATGTCCGCAAGGGAGACTCCCAGAGCACTGGCCTTGTCCTGGTCCAGCTCGATCTTCATCTGCGCCACATCCGCCAGACCCTGCGGGCGGACCATCTGCAGTTTGTCGCTTCCCGCCGCCATGCCGAGAAGCTGGCCCTGTGCCTCCATCAGCTTTTCATGCCCCACTCCGCCGAGATCCTGCAGCCAGAAGTCGAACCCGGAGGAAGTTCCCAGTTCGGGAATCGCCGGTGGATTGAGCGGGAAAACGATGGCGTCCTTGATGCCGCCGAAGCCCGCCAGCGCGCGCTGGATGACCGCCTGCGCGCGATGGTCCTTGCCCGGACGTTCTTCCCATGGCTTCAGCCGGATGAACGCGAGGCCGGAGTTCTGCGCACGGCCCGCGAAGCTGAAGCCCGCCACCGTGAAGTAGTGTTCCACCTCCGGTTGCTTCGCCAGGTACTCCTCAGCCTGCCGCAGCACCTCCTGGGTGCGGGCGTCCGTCGCCCCCACCGGTAGCGTGAACAGGGTCAGGAAGTAGCCCTGGTCCTCTTCCGGAAGGAAGGAAGACGGCATCTTCTGGTAGAAATGCACCACGCCGAAGATCACCAGACCGAAGGCCAGCAGGCCGATGATGGTGTGCCGCACCAGGCCGCCCACCCACTTCTGGTAACGGTTGGTCGCACGGTCGAACGTGCGGTTGAACCAACCGAAAAATCCCTTCTTCTCATGGTGGTGGCCCGCCTCCACCTTCTTCAGCAGCGTGGCACAGAGTGCGGGGGTCAGGGTCAGGGCGAGGAAAATGGAGAACACCATGCAGGACACCATCGACATGGTGAACTGCTTGTAGATCGCACCCACGGAACCGCCGAAGAACGCCATCGGCAGGAACACAGCCGTCAGCACCAGCGTGATGCCGATCAGCGCGCCGGTGATCTGCCCCATCGCTTTCCGGGTGGCCTCCTTCGCAGGCAGGCCCTCCTCGGACATGATTCGTTCCACGTTCTCCACCACCACGATGGCGTCGTCCACCAGGATACCGATGGCCAGCACCATGCCGAACATGGTGAGCACGTTGATGGAGAAGCCGAAGGCCGCCATCAGCGCACAGGTGCCCAGCAGGGCAACCGGCACCACCAGGGTGGGGATGAGCGTCGCGCGGAAGTTCTGGAGGAACAGATACATCACCAGGAACACCAGGATGATCGCCTCGATGAGGGTCTTGATGACCTCCTTCACGGAAATTTTCACGAACGTGGAGGTATCCAGCGGGAAAACCACCTTCACCCCCGGCGGGAAGAACTCCGACAGGCGCTCGATCTCCGCACGGACCGCGTCCGCGGTATCCAGCGCGTTGGCGGTCGGGGAAAGCTTGATGGCGCCGGCGCCCGTCGGCTTGCCATCGATGTTCGCCTTGATGGTGTAGTCCTGGCCGCCCATCTCCACGCGGGCGACGTCCTTCAGATAGACCCGGGATCCGTCCGTGTTGACGCGAAGGACGATGTTCTTGAACTCATCCACCTCGCGCAGGGTCGCCCGTCCCTGGAGGATGACGTTGAGCTGCTGGCCCTCCACTGCGGGAAGCTGGCCGAGCTGGCCGACCGGCACCTGTGTGTTCTGGGCGGCCACGGCGGCATTCACGTCGCCGGGCGTCAGCTTGTAGCTGTTGAGCTTGTCCGGATCGAGCCAGATCCGCATCGCATACTGCGTGCCGAACTGGATGACCTCACCCACACCCTGCACCCGCCGGAGCGGGTCGAGCACGCTGGCGGCGAGGTAGTTGCCCAGGGCGATGGCATCCATGCTGCCGTCGTCCGTGGTGAGAGCGATGAACATCATGAAGTTCCGCGTCGCCTTGGCCACCACCACACCTTGCTGCTGCACGGTCTGCGGCAGGCTCGGCGTGGCGAGCTGCACCTTGTTCTGCACCTGCACCTGCGCGGTGTCCGGGTTCGTCCCCGGCTTGAAATACAACGTGATGGTCGCCACGCCGTTCGCGTCACTGGCGGACGTCATGTACATCAGATTGTCGATGCCGTTGAGCTGCTGCTCGATGACGGAGGTCACCGTGTCGCTCAGCGTTTCCGCGGAGGCACCGGCATAGTTCGCCGTGATGGAGATGGAGGGAGGCGCGACAGCGGGATACTGGGCGACGGGAAGCCGCGTGATCGAAATGATCCCGAGCAGCGAGATGAGGATGGACACGACCCACGCGAAAACGGGGCGGTCGATGAAGAAATGGGCCATGTGGGGAGGTGCTTAGCTTTTGTCTGCGTCGGACGGGGCCGCTGCCGGTTTTTTCTCCGTGAATGGCTCCGGCTTTACCGGCGTGTCCGGGCGGGCCTTGAGATGGCCCTCCATGATCACCCGCTCTCCGGGTTTCAGACCGTTGGTCACCACCCACTTGTCGCCGATGGCTTCCGCGGTATCGATCATCCGGAGTTGCGCGTGATCCTTCTCGTCAACAATGAGTACGCTGCCCTTGCCGCCCTGCATCCGGGTGACCGCGCGTTGCGGTACCGTCACGGCGTTCGGCTTCACGCCTTGCACGAAGTTGGCGCGGGCGAACATGCCGGGAAGCAGCAGGCGGTCCGGGTTTGGAAACTCCGCCCGCAGGGTTACCATCCCGGTCGTTTCATCCACGGTGACCTCGGAGAAGAGGATCTTGCCCTTTTTGTCGTATTCGGAACCGTCGTCCAGAATCAGCGTGACGGCGGATTGCTCCGGTGATGCCTCACCGAGCGTTCCGGATGCCATCGCCCGCTTCAGGGAGATGAGTTCCGCCGTGGACTGGGTGAAATCGAAATAGATGGGGTCCATCTGCTGGATCAGCGCCAGCCGGGTGGCGGTTCCCTGTCCGACGAGCTGGCCTTCGGTCACCTCCGCCCGGCCGATGCGGCCGTTGATGGGGGCGGTCACGGTGGAATAACCGAGGTTGAGGTCCGCGGTTTTCAGCGCGGCCTTCGCCGCCAGCACGTCCGCCTGGGCCACCTGCAGGGAGGCCTCCGCATTGTCGATGTCCTGTTGGCTGACGGATCTGGAAGCCGCGAGCTCCCGGAAACGGACCGCAGTCGCTTCGGTTTGCTTCACCGTCGCCTCCGCCCGGGCCAAGGTCGCCTCGGCGCTCGCCTTGGCCGCCTCCAGCGGAAGGGGGTCGATCTTGAACAGGACGTCGCCGGTTTTCACGTCGGCACCTTCCTGGAAGGTCTTCTCCAACAGGATACCGGGAACACGTGCGCGGATTTCGGAAACCCGAACCGCGTCGATGCGGCCGGGATATTCACGGACGATGCTCACGTTTTCACTCGCAGCCGGAACGAAGGTCACCGCTGCCGGTGGCATCTGCGGTGGACCTTCCGGTCCCTTTTTTCCGCACCCCGGAAGAAGGAACAGCCAGCTCAGCGACAAGGGGATCAGAACGTAGTTTTGCATACAAAATGGGCGGTCGACCGGATTCCAAAACGATTGTTTTATTTTGGCCGCAGTTGAAATAGCATCGGTCCTCCCATCCCGGAATTATTTTGAAGTTTCCAAGCTGGTAACTCGATGTTACCAGTCTGGCGGATGGAGCTCCGGCATTTGAGATACTTTGTGGCTGTGGCCGAGGAGCTGAATTTCCGCAAGGCGGCTGAAAACCTCAGCATCACCCGCCCGGCGCTCAGCAAGCAGATCAAAGATCTCGAGAATGAGATCGGTGTCAAATTGCTGGATCGTGATACCGTGAGCGTGTCCCTCACCAAAGCGGGGGAGGTTTTCCAAAGCGATGCCCGGACCCTGCTGGACCTGGCGGAGAAGGCGATCGAGCGGGCGACGGAAGCGCAGGCCGGGAGGATCGGGAAACTCCGGATCGGCAGCGTGGGTGTTATTGCCACGGACTTCCTGCCGGCCACGCTGAAGATCTTCAACAAGCGCTATCCCGGCGTGGAGGTTTCCTTCGTCGAGATGCACCCCGAGGAGCAGTTGGATGCCCTGGAAAGCGGAACCATCGACGTCGGCTTCGCCTACGGCACCGATCCCCTAGGGCAGGCGGAGATGGACCTGCTGTGCGTCATCAAATCCCACTTCGGAATCGCGGTTTCCAAGCACCATCCATGGGCATCCCGGGACCAGGTCGATCTGGCAGAGACCCAGCGGGAAACCATGCTCTGCCTGGGCAACGGATCCCGCTCCCACCGTGAGGAGGTCAATCGTTTCATCACGGAGGAAGGCCATCCCACACCCCGCATCCGCTCGATCGAGGGCTTCGACTCTTTTCTCACCATGATCGCCGCGGACCAGGGCATCTCCATGCTGCCCGTGGTGCTGGATCTCACCACTCAGGGCATCGTGATCCTGCCTTTCACCTCGAAGAACATCTTTGAGTTCAAGATGTGGGCGGTCTGGAAAAAGGACACCCCCTCTGAAATGGTCACCCATTTCATCAAGTTGCTGGAGGAGAGAACCTGACAGACCTCAACCCCCGGCGGCGGCGGCGATGCGTTTGCGCATCGCCTCATCGGGCAGCGGTCCGCGGCAGGCCCCCATGTTGTCCCGCAGGTGCTTCACCTTCGAGGTCGCCGGAATGGCGCAGGTGATCGCCGGATGGGAAATGATGAATTTCAGCATGAGCTGCGCCCAGCTCGTGCAGCCGATCTCCACCGCGAAGTCCGGCAGCGGCTTTTCCCGCAGACGGGCGAACAGATTTCCCCCGGCGAACGGACGATTCACGATCACCGCCACGCCGCGGTCCTTTGCCATCGGCAGAAGCTTTTCCTCCGCCTCCCGCTCCGCGAGGGAGTAGTTGATCTGGAGGAAGTCCAGGGAGTCTGACTCCATCACCTTCATCACAGCGTCATGGCTGCCCTTATGGTAGTGGGTGACGCCGAGGTAACGGATGATCCCTTCATGCTTCCATGAGTTCAGGGTATCCAGATGGGCCTTCACATCCACAAGGTTGTGCACCTGCATCAGGTCGATGACCGGTGTCTTGAGCTTCTTCATGGAGGCCTCCATCTGCCGGATGCCCACTTCCTTGCCGGAAGTCCACACCTTCGTCGCCACGAACAGGCCCTTCCTCAGGGAAAGCCGCTCCATCAGATCCCCCGCGGTGTCCTCGGAAGCGCCGTACATGGGTGAAGAATCGATCAACTTCCCTCCCAAGGCTGCGAACTCCTTCAGCACCTCCGCCAGCGGTCCCCGCTGGTCCGGTGGCACGTCGAATGTCTGCCAAGTGCCAAGACCGATCGCCGGGAGCATCTCCTCTGAAGAAGGGATTTTCCGCCGGATCAGGTCCCCGGACTTTTCCTCCGCCGCACGGGCACCCGCACCCATCGCGGCTCCCGCCGCCAGGATTCTCAGACTGTCACGCCGGCTCATGTTCATGGACCCAACCGCTATCACGGCTTGCCAGTTTCCGCAAACACCACCGACTTCCGCTTCCGGTCGATGCCCACCAGGCCTCCCGTCTCTGGATCAAGCGCGATCCCCTGCCCGGGAAACGGTGACGGATGGGTGGCCACCCACTCCACCACCTTCCCCGCCTCCGGGACCTTCAGCCGGTAGATCCGCT comes from the Luteolibacter sp. SL250 genome and includes:
- a CDS encoding DUF2868 domain-containing protein — protein: MIFTGWGIGANVVRILVDQKIGGMNVVHYLAVVLGSQWLVLVVALAAWLFRRRSASGFTGVQAAMGGFLRKLTKDHEGRLWGRIMDGGPFPKAALLWRLASFAQLFGVWFNVGIISVLGLFVLTKNIGFHWETTTEEAMRASLVSFVHFLSLPWVAVFPAAVPDAVTIDATRLLPAAAGSLPPGPAAWWLFLLMATVVWGLLPRLVLWAAAATASRRALASIDFQARHHRALWRDLAGVDRAENDEKPLDGVLVLDVGGSGFQMEIMRPFLLQKLRVHPASWQTTAVLDPGAEKEAAAALALAPAGVVLLAEGWALSPPRMTALHSQIRTAAGSTVPVKFLVANEVGGSPERPTVEEIAQWERFVDSLRDPRAEVYFYA
- a CDS encoding YrbL family protein, giving the protein MIRLSDRQPVAQGKQRFVFIHPDHPELIIKVIRPDAVDRAWGRWYKMRRCYGQYLSYMREIGEYVATHARDGSSPPFVQRIKGLVDTDMGLGLVLDAVRGADGGLAPSLRAMLTDGTFDREAELALEEFFRNLMASDVIAADLNGGNVVYAQDAGTASRFVMIDGLGQHNLIPVKRFSRTVNRRGKLRRIDKLRRQIAAARGRHPVCQRNSRRGARSRRLLLAAGTALAAMMFALSLPPETAGHPDVEVGNDSSTPSLEHFSSGLEMSGISMGRDWQAGFASGNGKPTTPGRPPAVISGKMIPDGKPRIRLAPWLQLVRPTWDSGDPMLINPYVDDEDGEFDVISSIDDLDPVIQ
- a CDS encoding SprT family zinc-dependent metalloprotease, which encodes MAEIRPKSGVEDKGLTAWCVEASRSLSLPELARRVSVSWNSRMQTTAGRAWWPHRSIELNPKLKECEPEELWRTLKHELAHLVAYERSGRRRIDPHGREWQEACADLGIPNEQPFHNLPFKRRRMKRNHSYICPNCFATIHRVKPISRTVACYDCCRKFSGGHYHDRFRLIEKKA
- a CDS encoding PEP-CTERM sorting domain-containing protein (PEP-CTERM proteins occur, often in large numbers, in the proteomes of bacteria that also encode an exosortase, a predicted intramembrane cysteine proteinase. The presence of a PEP-CTERM domain at a protein's C-terminus predicts cleavage within the sorting domain, followed by covalent anchoring to some some component of the (usually Gram-negative) cell surface. Many PEP-CTERM proteins exhibit an unusual sequence composition that includes large numbers of potential glycosylation sites. Expression of one such protein has been shown restore the ability of a bacterium to form floc, a type of biofilm.) — its product is MKHFLSLATLLCSTGLSHAATAYWSFQNGAGNVYVPDATYHSGFASAPTFSAFAGTGGATLGSHGAGQAYTEPTTSTSYVGGYATYWDSGGTQEKNLTGAGFTVTMDMTSLSDLSMRFDIRSAAGDPNNKVGLPTSFSSINYRLSDTGSWTDSGIAAPNWTISPNGFYEFNMNLAALDAIEGQGYVELQFIFNGGEKTMEQPQNVRLDNLQFTAVPEPSALALLAPLAGVVFLRRRKD
- a CDS encoding efflux RND transporter permease subunit, encoding MAHFFIDRPVFAWVVSILISLLGIISITRLPVAQYPAVAPPSISITANYAGASAETLSDTVTSVIEQQLNGIDNLMYMTSASDANGVATITLYFKPGTNPDTAQVQVQNKVQLATPSLPQTVQQQGVVVAKATRNFMMFIALTTDDGSMDAIALGNYLAASVLDPLRRVQGVGEVIQFGTQYAMRIWLDPDKLNSYKLTPGDVNAAVAAQNTQVPVGQLGQLPAVEGQQLNVILQGRATLREVDEFKNIVLRVNTDGSRVYLKDVARVEMGGQDYTIKANIDGKPTGAGAIKLSPTANALDTADAVRAEIERLSEFFPPGVKVVFPLDTSTFVKISVKEVIKTLIEAIILVFLVMYLFLQNFRATLIPTLVVPVALLGTCALMAAFGFSINVLTMFGMVLAIGILVDDAIVVVENVERIMSEEGLPAKEATRKAMGQITGALIGITLVLTAVFLPMAFFGGSVGAIYKQFTMSMVSCMVFSIFLALTLTPALCATLLKKVEAGHHHEKKGFFGWFNRTFDRATNRYQKWVGGLVRHTIIGLLAFGLVIFGVVHFYQKMPSSFLPEEDQGYFLTLFTLPVGATDARTQEVLRQAEEYLAKQPEVEHYFTVAGFSFAGRAQNSGLAFIRLKPWEERPGKDHRAQAVIQRALAGFGGIKDAIVFPLNPPAIPELGTSSGFDFWLQDLGGVGHEKLMEAQGQLLGMAAGSDKLQMVRPQGLADVAQMKIELDQDKASALGVSLADINTTMQTAFGSAYVNNFVNGPRVQRVIVMLDAQFRMTPEDIGKVFVRNKDGGMVPLSSVTKIDWSYGSPQLQRYNGVPAVNIVGSAAAGLSSGDAMNQMEEMAKKLPPGLGYEWSGQSLEEKVSGNQAPILYAVSILVVFLCLAALYESWSIPAAVMMVVPLGIIGALGAATLRGLENDVYFKVGLLTTVGLSTKNAILIIEFALDLMKEGKGLIDATLEAVKLRLRPILMTSMAFVLGVVPLVISSGAGSASQNAIGTGVAGGMISGTVLAVFLVPVFFVVVMKIVMKVTGNTPGMSVAHAIHGEDPPSAG
- a CDS encoding efflux RND transporter periplasmic adaptor subunit, with product MQNYVLIPLSLSWLFLLPGCGKKGPEGPPQMPPAAVTFVPAASENVSIVREYPGRIDAVRVSEIRARVPGILLEKTFQEGADVKTGDVLFKIDPLPLEAAKASAEATLARAEATVKQTEATAVRFRELAASRSVSQQDIDNAEASLQVAQADVLAAKAALKTADLNLGYSTVTAPINGRIGRAEVTEGQLVGQGTATRLALIQQMDPIYFDFTQSTAELISLKRAMASGTLGEASPEQSAVTLILDDGSEYDKKGKILFSEVTVDETTGMVTLRAEFPNPDRLLLPGMFARANFVQGVKPNAVTVPQRAVTRMQGGKGSVLIVDEKDHAQLRMIDTAEAIGDKWVVTNGLKPGERVIMEGHLKARPDTPVKPEPFTEKKPAAAPSDADKS
- a CDS encoding LysR substrate-binding domain-containing protein, whose translation is MELRHLRYFVAVAEELNFRKAAENLSITRPALSKQIKDLENEIGVKLLDRDTVSVSLTKAGEVFQSDARTLLDLAEKAIERATEAQAGRIGKLRIGSVGVIATDFLPATLKIFNKRYPGVEVSFVEMHPEEQLDALESGTIDVGFAYGTDPLGQAEMDLLCVIKSHFGIAVSKHHPWASRDQVDLAETQRETMLCLGNGSRSHREEVNRFITEEGHPTPRIRSIEGFDSFLTMIAADQGISMLPVVLDLTTQGIVILPFTSKNIFEFKMWAVWKKDTPSEMVTHFIKLLEERT
- a CDS encoding aldo/keto reductase encodes the protein MNMSRRDSLRILAAGAAMGAGARAAEEKSGDLIRRKIPSSEEMLPAIGLGTWQTFDVPPDQRGPLAEVLKEFAALGGKLIDSSPMYGASEDTAGDLMERLSLRKGLFVATKVWTSGKEVGIRQMEASMKKLKTPVIDLMQVHNLVDVKAHLDTLNSWKHEGIIRYLGVTHYHKGSHDAVMKVMESDSLDFLQINYSLAEREAEEKLLPMAKDRGVAVIVNRPFAGGNLFARLREKPLPDFAVEIGCTSWAQLMLKFIISHPAITCAIPATSKVKHLRDNMGACRGPLPDEAMRKRIAAAAGG